A window of Gadus chalcogrammus isolate NIFS_2021 chromosome 16, NIFS_Gcha_1.0, whole genome shotgun sequence contains these coding sequences:
- the zgc:114130 gene encoding mRNA decay activator protein ZFP36 encodes MPAAALWITAAGPPGTNSRIINNMPSFPFSQLVDVEDTMCQLLNLDLRDQNSAPIPLSLAMKTAGYIGQQCNSAHFSSSPSSLSQHSELMDAFLPSNHWCQKPDSPQPPEQPTSIQWARSRFWVERSLSMVETSSAGGPLGWPYLGAGRSPSLSTSPTLPSSSSASSLLSIASNSSGSSSSRYKTELCRSFAESSVCKYGNKCQFAHGLDELRDLNRHPKYKTEPCRTFHTIGFCPYGIRCHFVHNNEDDLEQPHPRSSSTSSTPCGLSQPGSFRSGRPPLLRQSFSFAGFPSAPHLQQALPTLPPPSLGSFLRAPPSAAPPSCSDITELLSHALLEMDSAFEASASKAEQHLHPQQAPPVGPASSSDPRAHFLPSPDSGCSLNGFSPATSPSLRQSPCVTAEGFVGPLGPRSLSSTSLSEPEHEGGSSSASSLSGSDGGDANARRLTVFSQLSVPEDMAEYVV; translated from the exons ATGCCCGCAGCAGCGCTTTGGATCACTGCCgcggggccgcctgggacaaaCTCACGGATAATAAACAACATGCCGTCGTTTCCATTCAGCCAGCTTGTAGACGTGGAGGACACCATGTGCCAG CTGTTGAACCTTGACCTCAGGGATCAGAACAGTGCCCCGATACCCCTCAGCCTGGCCATGAAAACGGCCGGCTACATCGGCCAGCAGTGCAACAGTGCccatttctcctcctctccttcctccctctctcagcatTCTGAGTTAATGGACGCCTTCCTGCCTTCCAACCACTGGTGCCAGAAGCCGGACAGCCCCCAGCCTCCAGAGCAGCCCACCTCGATCCAGTGGGCAAGGTCGCGGTTCTGGGTAGAGCGCTCTCTGAGCATGGTTGAAACCAGCAGTGCAGGGGGGCCTCTGGGCTGGCCCTACCTGGGTGCCGGCAGGTCCCCTTCTCTAAGCACTAGCCCCACCTtgccttcatcctcctctgcctcctccctgcTGTCCATCGCCTCCAACTCATCTGGCTCGTCGTCTTCGCGCTACAAGACCGAACTGTGCCGCTCCTTTGCCGAGAGCAGCGTGTGCAAATATGGCAACAAGTGCCAGTTTGCCCATGGGCTGGATGAGCTGCGTGACCTCAACAGACATCCCAAGTACAAAACAGAGCCTTGTCGCACGTTCCACACCATCGGCTTCTGCCCCTACGGGATCCGCTGCCACTTTGTCCACAACAACGAGGACGACCTGGAGCAGCCGCACCCTCGCTCGTCCTCCACGTCCTCCACCCCCTGCGGCCTCTCCCAGCCTGGCTCCTTTCGCTCCGGCCGACCTCCTCTTCTCAGGCAGAGCTTCAGCTTTGCCGGcttcccctccgccccccaccTGCAGCAAGCCCTTCCCACCCTCCCACCGCCTTCCCTAGGGTCCTTCCTGCGGGCTCCCCCTTCCGCTGCACCTCCCTCCTGTAGCGACATCACAGAGCTCCTCTCCCACGCCCTACTGGAGATGGACTCTGCCTTCGAGGCGTCTGCCTCGAAGGCAGAGCAGCACCTCCACCCACAGCAGGCCCCTCCGGTGGGCCCGgcctcctcctcagacccccGTGCCCACTTCCTGCCCTCCCCCGACTCCGGCTGCTCCCTGAACGGGTTCTCCCCGGCCACCTCACCCTCCCTGCGTCAGAGTCCTTGCGTGACAGCGGAGGGGTTTGTGGGCCCCCTGGGCCcgcgctccctctcctccacctccctgtcaGAGCCGGAACACGAAGGCGGCAGCAGCTCGGCCAGCTCCCTCAGCGGCTCCGACGGTGGGGACGCCAACGCCCGGCGCCTGACGGTGTTCAGTCAGCTTTCTGTCCCCGAGGACATGGCCGAGTATGTCGTGTAG